Genomic window (Subtercola endophyticus):
AAAACCGCTCGACCCCGCGAACTTCCGCCGCCAGATCGAGTCCACGAAGTCGGTGGTCGCAACGGATGAACGGCTCGCCGGCGGGCGTCACCGCCCTCCACGGCTCTACCGCTACAACGAGTCGTTCGATCTGGCCGATAACGGCCCCCTCCCTGTTCTGTAAGACCACCCGTTTGTATTACCACCCGAGCAACACCCCTGTGCAAGAGGAGCACGACATGCCATCTGTCGATACCACCATTCAGCTGATCCGCCCCGGCGGAAAAGTCACCAGCTGCAGCCCCGCGCTGAAAGATGCGCCGTGGAACTTCGACAAAACCCCGGCTCCCGAGTACGGACCCGGGTCGTCGATGTACGACGTCGCTCCCGCAGACACGCCGCGACAGGGTGAGATTCCGCTGGAATACCGCCTCGCCAGTAACGAAGAACTCGACGCCCGCATCATGGCAGCGAAGGCCACCCTCGGCGACCGGCTGGTCATACTCGGCCACTTCTACCAGCGCGACGAGGTCGTGAAGTACGCGGACTTCGTGGGCGACTCGTTCCAGCTGGCCAACGCGGCCAAGGCGAAGCCCGAAGCCGAAGCGATCGTGTTCTGCGGCGTGCACTTCATGGCAGAGACCGCCGACATTCTCGCCGGCCCGCAGCAATCGGTCATTCTGCCGAACCTGGCTGCCGGATGCTCGATGGCCGACATGGCCGACATCGACTCGGTGACGCTCGCCTGGGAGCAGCTCGAAGAGATCTACGGCACCGAGCCCGATGCCAGTGGTCGAGTGCCGATCATCCCCGTCACGTACATGAACTCCTCGGCTGCGCTGAAGGGTTTCTGCGGCGAGCACGGCGGCATCGTCTGCACCTCGTCGAACGCGGCCACGGTG
Coding sequences:
- the nadA gene encoding quinolinate synthase NadA, which gives rise to MPSVDTTIQLIRPGGKVTSCSPALKDAPWNFDKTPAPEYGPGSSMYDVAPADTPRQGEIPLEYRLASNEELDARIMAAKATLGDRLVILGHFYQRDEVVKYADFVGDSFQLANAAKAKPEAEAIVFCGVHFMAETADILAGPQQSVILPNLAAGCSMADMADIDSVTLAWEQLEEIYGTEPDASGRVPIIPVTYMNSSAALKGFCGEHGGIVCTSSNAATVLKWAFERGQRVLFFPDQHLGRNTAKAMGVPLERMPMWNPRKPLGGNDVDGLVDAQVILWHGFCSVHKRFNVAQIEKARAEFPGVRVIVHPECPMPVVDAADEAGSTDYIKKAIEAAPAGSTFAIGTEINMVQRLQAEHPEHTIFCLDPVVCPCSTMYRIHPGYLAWVLEAFVNGEVLNQITVPDDVAVPARVALERMLAARP